A portion of the Candidatus Limnocylindrales bacterium genome contains these proteins:
- a CDS encoding SEC-C domain-containing protein: protein MYKDFRSFIYPGLLIGSAICASILLVSLGVVGVGYGLHTLFSLSLFQGVIVSLMITCFSGLTLSIVFLARNLKKTIEHFSVLQLEDSEETEGEDYEEYSEDEDIYDDEKDLNEFLRKISKSRKSVTRNDLCPCGSGLKLKDCCGEL from the coding sequence ATGTATAAAGACTTTAGATCCTTCATTTATCCGGGACTGTTGATTGGGTCAGCTATTTGTGCAAGTATACTTCTGGTTTCCCTGGGGGTCGTGGGAGTTGGTTACGGATTACACACCCTTTTTTCGCTCTCTCTTTTCCAGGGAGTTATTGTCTCTTTAATGATTACCTGCTTTTCCGGATTAACACTTTCCATCGTTTTTCTGGCGAGAAATTTAAAAAAGACCATCGAGCATTTCTCGGTACTACAACTGGAGGATTCTGAAGAAACCGAAGGAGAGGATTACGAAGAATATAGCGAGGATGAAGATATCTATGATGACGAAAAGGATCTTAACGAGTTTTTAAGGAAAATTAGTAAAAGTCGAAAGAGTGTTACAAGAAACGATTTATGCCCCTGTGGAAGTGGATTAAAGCTTAAAGATTGTTGTGGAGAGCTTTAA
- the secG gene encoding preprotein translocase subunit SecG — protein MITFITIIHVLMCIILIAIVLLQTGKGADIGAAFGGASQTLFGGAGPANFLNRVTTVAAVVFMLTSLGLTLLSTHRSASSIVDRARQTQQSPAPEQPSTPPQSSTQGEQPPLENPSNKAVPIEEKPVTQPSTSQESRGSTSTGPESKGTSEPSPSGSQEH, from the coding sequence ATGATTACGTTTATTACAATTATTCATGTATTGATGTGTATCATTTTGATAGCTATTGTACTGTTACAAACAGGTAAAGGAGCGGATATCGGAGCTGCTTTTGGTGGAGCCAGTCAGACCTTATTCGGTGGTGCTGGTCCCGCCAATTTTTTAAATCGGGTAACAACCGTAGCGGCTGTGGTCTTTATGTTGACTTCCCTTGGACTCACCCTGCTTTCGACCCACAGATCTGCTTCTTCCATCGTTGATAGGGCACGGCAAACGCAGCAGAGTCCTGCTCCAGAACAACCCTCAACTCCACCTCAATCGAGTACTCAAGGGGAGCAGCCGCCTCTGGAAAATCCTTCCAATAAGGCGGTTCCTATTGAGGAGAAACCGGTTACCCAACCCTCTACTTCTCAGGAAAGTAGGGGTTCAACCTCTACCGGTCCAGAGAGTAAAGGAACTTCAGAGCCTTCCCCTTCAGGATCTCAGGAACATTAA
- a CDS encoding SDR family oxidoreductase, with the protein MNLQNPLADHWALILGASSGFGEATSLELARNGMHIFGVHLDRKATLPNVERIIGQIKEMGREAVFFNVNAADAEKRKEVLDQIQEKLKESGGSATIKVLLHSLAFGTLKAFIAPSPQDTVTQAQMDMTLDVMAHSLVYWVQDLMARKLMTQGGRIFAMTSAGGHRVWRTYGPVSAAKAALESHIRQLALELAPMGITANAIQAGVTDTPALRKIPGNEEMIKIAQERNPGGRLTTPADVAAAIAVLSQPGTYWMTGNVIRVDGGEDIVG; encoded by the coding sequence ATGAATTTACAAAATCCCCTTGCCGACCATTGGGCCCTTATTTTAGGCGCCTCTAGTGGATTTGGAGAAGCTACCAGTTTGGAACTCGCCAGGAACGGGATGCATATCTTTGGGGTTCACCTGGATAGAAAAGCGACGTTACCTAATGTGGAGCGGATTATCGGTCAAATTAAAGAAATGGGACGTGAGGCCGTATTCTTTAATGTAAATGCCGCAGATGCAGAGAAACGCAAAGAGGTCCTTGACCAAATTCAGGAGAAACTCAAGGAAAGTGGAGGATCTGCTACGATTAAAGTTCTCCTTCATTCCCTGGCGTTTGGAACCCTGAAAGCCTTTATTGCTCCTTCCCCTCAAGATACAGTAACCCAGGCCCAGATGGATATGACCCTGGATGTGATGGCCCATAGCTTGGTTTACTGGGTTCAGGATTTGATGGCCCGGAAACTTATGACCCAGGGTGGGCGGATTTTTGCCATGACCAGTGCAGGGGGGCATCGGGTTTGGCGCACCTACGGACCCGTTTCTGCCGCCAAGGCCGCCTTAGAATCTCACATCCGTCAATTGGCTCTGGAGCTGGCTCCTATGGGAATTACGGCTAATGCCATCCAGGCAGGGGTTACCGATACACCTGCCTTGCGAAAAATTCCAGGTAACGAAGAAATGATTAAAATCGCCCAGGAGCGAAATCCGGGGGGACGGTTGACAACCCCTGCTGATGTCGCAGCCGCGATTGCAGTCCTCAGCCAGCCAGGTACCTACTGGATGACCGGAAATGTGATTCGGGTGGATGGGGGGGAGGATATTGTCGGCTAG
- a CDS encoding 4Fe-4S dicluster domain-containing protein, translating to MGLFITVHLDNTKCPSDCKKCVTICPVDIFHMKSGKVFSNEMAEDECTLCDLCLEVCPIDNIEIQKHY from the coding sequence ATGGGTTTATTTATAACGGTTCATCTTGATAACACCAAATGTCCCTCGGATTGTAAGAAATGCGTTACGATCTGCCCGGTAGATATCTTTCATATGAAATCGGGTAAAGTTTTCAGTAATGAAATGGCAGAGGATGAGTGTACGCTGTGTGACCTCTGCCTGGAGGTTTGTCCCATAGATAATATTGAGATTCAAAAGCATTATTAA
- the tpiA gene encoding triose-phosphate isomerase — protein sequence MRRPVIAGNWKMHKTSAEAEELAKALVDHLTDLTDDREVVLCPPFTGLKVVFDVIKSSPIKLGAQNLHWEKSGAFTGEISALMLKDVGCSYVIIGHSERRTYFCETNSTVNKKIFAALDHGLIPIVCVGETLEEREKNQTFEIIERQIKEGLVGLTHSQVLRLIIAYEPVWAIGTGKTATPEQANEVHAFIRSLLAKNFNETVASEIRIQYGGSVRPDNIKSLMSQKDIDGVLVGGASLDANSFAKIVKFKE from the coding sequence ATGCGAAGACCTGTTATTGCTGGAAATTGGAAAATGCATAAAACTTCAGCCGAAGCCGAAGAACTCGCAAAAGCTCTTGTCGACCACCTCACAGACCTTACCGATGATAGAGAAGTAGTTCTTTGCCCCCCTTTTACCGGATTGAAAGTCGTATTTGACGTTATCAAATCCAGTCCGATCAAGCTGGGTGCACAAAATCTTCATTGGGAAAAAAGTGGCGCCTTCACCGGGGAAATTTCTGCCTTGATGTTAAAAGACGTAGGATGTAGTTATGTTATTATAGGACATTCGGAACGTCGTACTTATTTTTGCGAAACTAACTCAACGGTTAATAAAAAAATTTTTGCAGCGCTGGACCACGGGCTTATCCCTATTGTTTGTGTAGGTGAAACCCTCGAAGAACGAGAAAAGAATCAAACCTTTGAAATTATTGAACGTCAAATAAAAGAGGGGTTGGTTGGATTAACCCATTCACAGGTTCTACGGCTTATCATTGCTTATGAGCCGGTATGGGCCATTGGTACGGGTAAAACCGCTACCCCGGAACAGGCAAATGAAGTTCATGCGTTTATACGTTCCTTACTGGCTAAGAATTTTAATGAAACGGTGGCCTCTGAGATCCGAATTCAATATGGTGGTAGTGTAAGGCCGGATAATATTAAATCTCTTATGAGTCAAAAAGATATCGATGGGGTTTTGGTAGGAGGAGCCAGTTTGGATGCCAATTCATTCGCCAAAATTGTAAAGTTTAAGGAATAA
- a CDS encoding HEAT repeat domain-containing protein: MESGQKLVQELLNLATGERNKAAFALEVALLLKKVDPAEIEPIVIKLLEDPDSSVRWFVTHILGEIKTSMALKYLAKMLKDPSKEVRAEAAEVLEELHPEEVIPELVEALRDEDYLVRSRVASALKRIDPVSVLPHLIVGLHHEDRYIRRQVVSLLGEIKPPEAVPLLIEALKDPDHIVRSAAISALSSLKAIESLDYLIEALQDNNSWVQIAAAKALGEMGNRKIAEKLQPLLKAERPEVREAAYTALTEINRREDRSFVRKMKVSDLLNDVAANMGVTPQVLLNLTAKGDEEFREMVKEILKVLPKEDLHQIADNPGLHPQLQQFVQTLLKEP, from the coding sequence ATGGAATCAGGTCAGAAATTGGTTCAGGAACTACTTAATCTCGCGACAGGAGAAAGGAACAAAGCTGCTTTTGCCTTAGAAGTTGCTCTTTTGCTAAAAAAAGTCGATCCAGCAGAAATAGAGCCGATTGTCATTAAACTACTGGAAGATCCGGACAGCTCGGTACGATGGTTTGTAACGCACATCCTCGGGGAGATAAAGACCAGTATGGCTCTGAAGTATCTGGCCAAAATGTTAAAGGATCCCAGCAAAGAAGTCCGGGCTGAGGCTGCTGAAGTTCTGGAGGAATTACATCCGGAAGAAGTTATACCTGAGCTGGTGGAAGCTCTCCGTGATGAAGATTATCTAGTTCGCTCGCGGGTAGCTTCGGCCTTGAAAAGAATAGATCCGGTAAGTGTCCTTCCCCATCTTATAGTCGGATTACATCACGAAGACCGATATATTCGACGACAGGTGGTGAGTCTACTGGGTGAGATCAAGCCTCCCGAAGCTGTTCCTTTGCTTATAGAGGCTTTAAAGGATCCAGACCATATTGTTCGAAGTGCAGCGATTTCTGCTTTGAGCAGCCTGAAGGCCATAGAGAGTCTGGATTATCTTATTGAAGCCTTACAAGATAACAACAGTTGGGTCCAAATTGCCGCAGCGAAAGCTTTAGGAGAAATGGGGAATCGTAAGATTGCCGAAAAACTCCAGCCTCTCCTAAAGGCAGAAAGGCCAGAAGTTCGAGAGGCCGCTTATACAGCCCTCACGGAAATTAACCGGCGAGAAGATAGAAGTTTTGTTCGTAAAATGAAGGTATCGGATCTCCTCAACGATGTAGCGGCCAATATGGGAGTTACCCCTCAAGTTTTATTAAACCTTACGGCTAAAGGGGATGAAGAGTTTCGAGAAATGGTAAAGGAAATTTTAAAGGTCCTCCCTAAGGAGGACCTTCACCAAATCGCCGATAATCCCGGCCTGCATCCTCAGCTTCAACAATTTGTACAAACTTTACTTAAAGAGCCTTGA